The genomic window tgtcaaaaataaataaacattaataaaccaATGAAGGTTGTTACCACTGTATGATCCTCCCTGGTGCTACATTATGTGAGCAGGAACTTAGCGATGATCATTTTTGCATCTGTATGGTTTCTATGACACTGCACACCAGTGTAATGGCCTGTCCCTTGCCTCTGCTGCTCATAAACAACCTTTAAACCTCTAACTTGCAACCTTAGTGTTTTTGTATTAGAAAAATTACACCACTTTAGTTACGAGGCCTGATTCCCACCACGGACAGGTTAGTTATACATAAATGGACATAACCTTTCCTATAATGGTAGGTCCTGACCTAAACAGTTcttacctacctaacctaacttagggcgaCATACCCTGACCTGGCTGGGGGGTGGGGACCTGGACCCCCCCAAATAAGGGAGGCACCTGTACTGATTGACAACTGGCGAGAATCAGGCCGCGCAACTAAAGTTAAGTTTATCTACTACGCCGCTATGCAAAATCTCCTCTAAAATGCTAACAGCAGCCCAATACCAGATACCCCTTCAACTAAAATGCTTAAAATTGCATACTTTGACagttcactgcttaatttgatagttcaaatTAAAATAGACctcaaatcaccatacaaacacaatttaatataatttcaaacaaaaatacccctcaaaccatcatcccaaaacaccCTGAGTCATCTTAGATTACCCTTTGTACAATTTATATTaacacagcaaaatatctataaaatgataaatattaaattacataaataactaatacaaactaaatgaatcCGTCTTAAAGAAGGCTTGATAAGTAGTCTAGTTACCCATGTATCAACAAGCATTGCCGCTTTCTCTCATTGTATTGAAGTCAGTCAGTTTTCCTTCTCGTTGGTAAAATCAAGTAAAATGAtcagtaaatgttttattttctttcgtagAACAACACTCCTTCTTTACTAATTACTGCATTCTTTCATATTGTGTTTGTGACTAAATCTTCGAGCTGCAGACGTGTATAGGTTTAATtgttatgtaatttataagtttcaTGCTTCCATGTGTAAAATTGGTACgaaaattttttatcatatttattttcgtACATAAATACTGTATGATACTGAAATCACAAAACAGCTGTCGATGTAAATAAACATCTTTTTCGAAAAGCAATTAAGTTTCAAGGTGAAgcaaaaatatgttataaaaattatttttatttacaattaaactgaaaaaattatGACAATCAACAACAATAAGAATAGTGACTGGCGAGTAGGATGATCCTGGTCGAGTTTCAAACATGGGAGgttctctctctccgtcagagAACCTGCATTCGGTCCGCACTATTGCCCCTTATTTATCGAAACATCAGAAGGATCTGTAACCCATTACACGAAACATATAAACCTGAAATGCAAGGGGCTACAAACataaatgtgtgcatatatgtatacttagtcttgaaaaaaaaaaaaaaaaacttgaacgtTAAGTAAACTATATGGAAATATAAAACCTCATATCAATAAAGGTAACATCAAATTTActccttaaattatcattaacGTTCGAAAAACCTAACTGAAGTAAATTTAATTAATGACTATCAATGACAAAATCTTAAACGTAATATGAGACACTTCCGACttcactatataattatatatatgatatatatatattatatatatatagatatatatatatatattatattatatatatctatcttatattaattgtatatatatgcttttggTAAACGTACTATTGTTAAAAGTTTACAAAGCAAATGCACCGTACATATTGCAAACCTTACCTCAACaaatagccagtcatttaggtcATTCAGTGACGAAGGTTGTGGTGATGAGTAGTAGGTATTAGGTGTTGAAGACGATGACGTTCATCCAGAAGTTACGTCTAGAGCCACGGTTCTCAATCTAATGTGTGACAGCCATTGCTTCTTGGCTGTAATAAATTTTCCTCAATTCCGGAGAAGACTGTTTTAGTGCTGTATCTTACGGTAAACTCTCCGTACTGCCTTCCTGAGGTCGCTCACTGCCGACAACGGTTTCTAAGCCTAGTGTTCGGTGGCGAACAACCTGGCAAAACTTAAATACATGGTTCAGAATAAAACTATTCCTGAGCAAACATTATTTAAACATGAAAACTACCACAACCAAActcaatacatatatgtaaattgtaaaaaaacaaaCGCGCACTAATGTGCATTTTtctacacattctctctctcgatattttaatatttgctttgACCTAAAAGTTGTATTTCAAGCTCTTCAGTGTGAATTAAACATTAaatctcacctttctcaccagaagccaggtaggcctccaggcctgtcagtcgccctgcttcaggaactgtcgccattcttggcgatcatcatagagcctcaccTCATCTCATCAACCTCCCGCAAACTGGCGCCTCTCctttctactcctctctctatgttgtgtagccatctcatttttggtcttcctaccggtctccttccttccggtgtccattccaaaatcCTTATAGGATATcactcctccattcttttggtgtgtccaaaccatctaagctgtcctctctccacaaaatctagtatctcCACCActtccagttctcttctaatgtcttcattgcGTAGCCTATCCAGTCTTGTTAAATCTTTTaggagtcttagggctttcatttcagctgcttggaGTTGGCTtttagttcttgatgttaatgtccataattcatggccataagtcaatattggtcttaaaatagtgAGGTATATTTCTGCCTTTCATTGGTGGGTACAGCAGATACAGactgttactgaatttctgtatttgggtagttatttccagttttgaatcgttttggtcactaaactctactcctaagtgtttgaaatttctacactgtttcaatgtctgaccttctaattctacatctacgttacttgatgttcgtgataggtgcatgatctctgtcttatccttgttgatccgcattccattagctgttaagatcgcgttccagttgttgacattTTCTTGGAGAGTCAtgcggttcatgagcaatttatagtggctcaccggcttgctaggcATGTCGTGAGCCCTCAGAGCTGTTAATTGTGACCGCAGAGGACATGATGGTGGattattaaataagcaaataaatgagtcactttaatggagaatgtggtagatacagcagtacagagtaccttcggCGATCAACTTGCCGGTTACACTACTTTACAAAAACGGCGTCATGCCACGCACATCATAACGCAAGAATTATTggtaaaaacaaatgactgcacccaagcgCATAATCAGCATTACtaatgcatcataaataaaagtttaatattctaacaccccctcataaacttttattctcatcaatctgcaaattactacacatcaaacaaatatatgcatCATGGTAATCAAAAACAAACTCAACAGTCAACACCCAAAAACCATGAAAGTTTCCTCAAATCTTTCATCTTAAATCTATGACATAATACACGTTTAGTGTCAAACAGAGCTTTCTCATTACTACTGGCAATGATCATTTCATCAACCCAAACCAAAATAATTACATGTGAGTTATGTCTTTTATTAACATACACACAATGATCACTTAATGACTgctcaaaattattttgaattaagaaATCATGGAGCATATTATTCCAATTTTTGCCCGATTGCTTTAAACCATACAGAGATTTATTCAGTTTCCAAAccaattgttcattattactaccagtttcattgtaaccttcaggctgttgaacaaatatttcacaatcaatatcagaattaagataggcagttttaaaatccATACAATGCACAATTAAATCATGTTGTACTGCCAATTGCATAAGCATTCTAATTGAGGTCATATgcacagtaggagaaaaagtatCAGTATAATCAACACCTTCAATTTGAGAATACCCTTTTGCAACATAGCGAGCTTTATATTGCTCTTCACCATTTAACCCTTCTTTAATGGCATATACCCATCGTCCACCTACAATACAACGGTTGTTTGGTAAACTACACAATTCATAAGTATTGTTATCGCTTAAAGATTGAATCTTATCATCCATTGCAGCTTTCCATTTGTGAGCCACATGTGAATTTAATGCCTCTCTAtagctttcaggaatttcagttACCTTACAACAATAATGAACAGAATAGCCCAGTAAATCAACCTTATCAGGATCAACATATTCTTCAAGATATTTGGGAGCAGTTCGCTCCCTACTTGGATAACGGGACTCACCTTCCCTTTCAGTTTCAGTCAAATCTGCATTAATTTCACTATGCTCATCTTCAACAAGGATAGGTTTAGAAACAGGATCACTTTGATTCTCATTATCAGAATCCGATTCACTATCTTCTGATTCACCATCTTCCTTTAGACATTGGGATTTATCAAAATTGAATTTATCAGTAAAATGTACTAACCTAACCTTTTTCAAACTGTCAGTTCCTGGATAATATACAAGATAAGCAGGAATGTATGAATCATAGCCAACAAATATTCCCTTTTCACATCTTGGGTCAAGCTTAGCTTTCTTTTCTACATAAGCATAACACAGGGAaccaaaaatatgcatattttcaagtTTAGGCTTCTTAGACATTAACACTTCATATGGGGTTTTATCTAGTCTAGAACTGTAGCATCTATTCCTTATATAAACAGCTGCCCTAACAGCATAATTCCACATGAATTTTGGTAGCTTTGCTTCAATTAAGAGACATCTAGCCATTTCAAACAATGCACGCCACATTCTCTCAGCAGTACCATTTTGGtgtggtgaatttggtgaagacattcttgtttaatcttattacttaccagaaattctttaaattctgaagaagtaaattctcctccattatCACACCTTAATCTTTTAACAACACCATAAGAACTAGTATCAGCAAGGAATTTCTTATTAGCATTAAGTGCATCACTTTTCtgtttcaagaaataaacaaaaacagatcctgaataatcatctacaaaaacaatacaatatttagatttttccctTGATTCAATACTCATTGGTCCAGCAAGATCACAATGTACAAATTCCACTTTACTCTTTGGTCTCTCATCTGGTAATCTGTTCCTAGATAAATGCATTTTACCTTCATGACAAGTTAtgcaatcaaaattacttttgtcacTAATTTTCATACCTTCAGCTTTATCTTCTAACTTCAAAATGTCTTTTAACATTGCAGTGTCCCAAAACCTTATGCCACTCCTTTAGTGAACGAGATTTACATGAGCTTACATTATTTAGATAATACAGCttacctttcttatttatttcaaaagacacaCCATTTGGGCTTATCAACTCAGAATGATTAAGATTAAAGcttactgtagctcctttactaacagctgattgtacagaaaatatattctgcTTAAAAGTAGGAATATACACGGCATTATCAAGAACAACATTCTGTTTTATACAATTTTAGCTTTACCTTTACCTTTAACAATATTCTTGCATCTTGCACCATCTGCAAGTTCAACCACATGTTTTGATTCATCAAAGTCTTCCTCAAAACACTTAAACTTGGATTTATCAGTAATGATGTGGGTAGTAGCACCACAATCAACAAGAACATTACATACATCTGTAGATATGTTATCAACagagcaacttattttgaaacaacattcttcatcattataattattagcgGATCTAGGCTTACAAACATTCACAGTTGCACTAGAAAATCTAGCAGGCCTATTAGCCTTTCTACATTTATCAAAATTGTGTGTAATGGTTTTGCATTCTTTGCACCACTTACCTCTGTCTTTCTTCAACCTACACTCGAAAGACTTATGTCCAGGCTTACCACATGAGTAACACCTTACTGATGAGCCACTGGCAGACCCACCACACTGAAAATCAGGATTCTTATAATTCACCTTAAGGATGTTCTCACTCTTCACATTAGGCCTATGTGCCTCTCGACTCCTCAGGCTTTCTTCATAACTCCGTAGCAGAGACTTGAATTCCAGAAACGTAGGCTCACTATCCTTCTGCATAACAACAGTATTAAATGGAGTAAATTCCTCTGGAAGACCCTTCAACACCATAGCAATAAGAAGGCTGTCGCTGATCGTCTCACCAGCTGACTTTAACGAAGTAGAGGTTGTCTAAGCTCGAAGAAAATAATCCGTCACACATTCTTCCCCTCTCATTTTCAGTGACGTCAGCTCCGTGTAGAGGGAGATGATTCTTTGTTTGCCTGTACCTTGGTAATGGTCCCGTAGAATCGCTAATGCCTTTCTTCCATCGTTGACTGCATCTCTCATTATTAATTGGAGGCTCTTGTCATCTAGAACTTGAACGATCTCGGCGAAAATGTCAGCATTTTTGTCGATGAATTCTGCTGAAGTTCGATCTTCACTTTCGTCTAGGATAAGCTTTCGAAGTCTCAGATGGGCTAGAAATTTTATCTCccacatttcatatttctcttcatcaccatcaaaatacaAGTTCCTCTTGCTTGAGCTGGGCCCATAACCTGTGACTGCAGAGGACATGATGGTGGattattaaataagcaaataaatgagtcactttaatggagaatgtgggagatacagcagtacagagAACCTTCGGCGATCAACTTGCCGGTTACACTACTTTACAAAAACGGCGTCATGCCACGCACATCATAacgcaagaattatgggtaaaaataaatgactgcacccaagcgCATAATCAGCATTACtaatgcatcataaataaaagtttaatattctaacattaatttgtaccatccataagcctaGTGCTTCCTAAAAGGTTACAgaggttccaacataaccccCAAGCAGTCTTATATGGTACtacatgtatgtactatgtttattattatgttcaaatatcaataataatataactgtaattacaaaattcgtatgtgatagtattttaatgaaataaaatagcctttccatttcactcttttaagtaAGAATGACtcttctctctaactctctcttatTGAGAGAGATGactgaatttttatggtacatgtttgtgtttattaatattttcaaataataataatagaaataataatgtaaCCGTAACtacaaaatgtgtatgaaaatatcttTCCCTCATCTTTTGTTTTaaccagagctgtcaaatatgtcaagttaaTGTGACAGGTGGGTGTTATGGACACAGAGGTCCGCTACGGGTTCTTTGATATAATAAACAAACGGGATTCAacaca from Macrobrachium nipponense isolate FS-2020 chromosome 23, ASM1510439v2, whole genome shotgun sequence includes these protein-coding regions:
- the LOC135202283 gene encoding uncharacterized protein LOC135202283 isoform X2, translating into MAGTEMDKEVEYEGLEVPHSEGKPLRKKKAYMIAVVVASTSIIILLIILIIFINKMSQNDINVNEGFQAVLPQKKICFDPADPSTYEEYVKVYNKTIELTGYGPSSSKRNLYFDGDEEKYEMWEIKFLAHLRLRKLILDESEDRTSAEFIDKNADIFAEIVQVLDDKSLQLIMRDAVNDGRKALAILRDHYQGTGKQRIISLYTELTSLKMRGEECVTDYFLRA